A genomic stretch from Chitinophagales bacterium includes:
- a CDS encoding ATP-dependent DNA helicase, whose protein sequence is MNENEHFDKKSLKLLISKNPDWKALARDCVCFANAKGGKIIVGIEDDCDMPPSGQKIPKKLPEQIRKRIEELTINVGIGVEIKTAGNNAEFIEIKVLPSASTIASTSDGQYYIRIADNCKPVLPDELSRLFTDKSAFQWETKVVSKYNWNTCDQNKLKQFLTDIQNSQRVSDFVKQKSEEELLTYYQFIDSNGYLTNLGVLWLGTQQQRARLLYAPVVQFIKYNERGEKVRKEVWDDFTLNPKELIGSIWHSLPEWKEGIEISEGILGRHIVYHYNETVVRELLANALVHRPYTTRGDIFINLYPDKLEIHNPGLLPLGVTPQNILHQSVKRNEHLSKVFYDLGLMEREGSGYDKIYEMQVSEAKPLPEVQEGNDRVSVTIYNQIKNPDVIRFIEEVKKRYHLTQKEIICLGIIAQQQSILATEFSRLLQSKNDKQIKNWLGKLLDYEIIKTKGRTKGTEYFVNPKILKNTGEMTNTSLKHIQEHRLEALVMTDLERFGKSSISEIHKRIGKDIPLRKLRSLLYQMTKDHKIVAIGEKKGRKYFIDKNIAK, encoded by the coding sequence ATGAACGAAAATGAACATTTTGACAAAAAATCACTTAAGTTGCTGATTTCCAAAAATCCTGACTGGAAAGCCCTTGCTCGTGATTGTGTATGTTTTGCAAATGCCAAAGGCGGAAAAATAATTGTTGGCATAGAAGATGACTGTGATATGCCTCCCTCGGGACAAAAAATCCCTAAAAAACTACCCGAACAAATTCGTAAGCGTATTGAAGAACTTACTATTAATGTTGGTATTGGTGTAGAAATAAAAACAGCCGGTAACAATGCTGAATTTATTGAAATAAAAGTACTTCCTTCGGCATCTACTATTGCATCTACAAGTGATGGCCAATACTACATTCGAATAGCAGATAATTGCAAGCCGGTATTACCCGACGAACTCTCACGCCTCTTTACCGATAAATCCGCTTTTCAGTGGGAAACCAAAGTAGTAAGTAAATATAATTGGAATACATGTGACCAAAACAAACTAAAACAATTTTTAACCGATATCCAAAATTCTCAACGTGTTTCAGATTTTGTTAAACAAAAATCCGAAGAGGAGCTCTTGACTTATTATCAATTTATTGACTCCAATGGATATCTCACCAATTTAGGTGTTTTATGGCTTGGTACGCAACAACAACGAGCACGCCTGCTTTATGCTCCGGTGGTACAATTTATTAAATATAACGAGCGAGGAGAGAAAGTACGTAAAGAAGTGTGGGATGATTTTACACTCAATCCAAAAGAACTCATTGGATCTATCTGGCATTCATTGCCGGAATGGAAAGAAGGTATTGAAATTTCTGAAGGCATCTTGGGGCGTCATATTGTCTATCATTACAATGAAACTGTGGTAAGAGAATTGCTTGCCAATGCATTGGTGCACCGTCCTTATACCACCCGTGGCGATATATTCATCAATCTTTATCCTGACAAACTTGAAATTCACAATCCGGGACTGTTGCCTTTAGGCGTAACGCCACAAAATATATTACACCAATCCGTGAAGCGAAACGAACATCTTTCCAAAGTGTTTTATGATTTGGGATTGATGGAACGCGAAGGCAGTGGTTATGATAAAATTTACGAAATGCAGGTTTCGGAGGCAAAACCATTACCCGAAGTGCAAGAGGGTAATGACCGGGTTTCCGTAACCATATATAATCAAATTAAGAACCCCGATGTGATACGTTTTATAGAAGAAGTGAAAAAACGATATCATCTTACTCAAAAAGAAATTATTTGTTTGGGTATTATAGCTCAACAGCAATCCATATTGGCTACTGAATTTTCGCGCTTGCTTCAATCGAAAAATGATAAGCAAATTAAAAACTGGTTAGGCAAATTGTTGGATTATGAAATCATCAAAACCAAAGGCAGAACAAAAGGGACGGAATACTTTGTAAATCCTAAGATATTGAAAAATACGGGAGAAATGACTAATACCTCACTTAAACACATACAAGAACATCGTTTGGAAGCACTCGTTATGACAGATTTAGAACGATTTGGCAAAAGTTCAATCAGTGAAATTCATAAACGGATTGGAAAAGATATCCCACTAAGAAAGCTTAGAAGTTTATTATATCAAATGACAAAAGACCATAAAATAGTTGCAATTGGCGAAAAAAAGGGTAGAAAATATTTTATTGACAAGAATATAGCGAAATAA